One Cloacibacillus sp. genomic window carries:
- a CDS encoding V-type ATP synthase subunit E family protein — protein sequence MKEVSNEKIGSLRDIILDRADSEKKVQMAQGRREADDWMVRETEKLQRETNLILQDARKRAEDIRRRQILAAEREKSTETLRLQNRILSDAMGRLQDKLVQLRERADYPDILAGMCIDAIHSLGVTVPVKVRLSAVDMGLAVSVVDKVCALMPNVKINFAPDPAPILGGCWVATADGHRQVNMDWQNITQEMADSLAERLLPLL from the coding sequence ATGAAAGAAGTATCAAACGAAAAAATAGGCAGCCTTAGAGATATAATCCTGGACCGCGCCGACAGCGAGAAAAAAGTTCAGATGGCGCAGGGCCGCCGCGAGGCGGACGACTGGATGGTGCGCGAGACTGAAAAGCTGCAGCGCGAAACAAACCTCATCCTCCAGGACGCCAGAAAGCGCGCGGAGGACATCCGCCGCAGACAGATACTGGCCGCGGAGCGCGAAAAATCGACGGAGACGCTGCGCCTTCAGAACCGCATTCTCTCCGACGCGATGGGACGCCTTCAGGACAAGCTCGTCCAGCTGCGCGAGAGGGCGGACTACCCCGACATATTGGCGGGGATGTGCATCGACGCGATACATTCGCTGGGCGTCACGGTGCCGGTAAAGGTGCGCCTTTCGGCCGTGGACATGGGCCTTGCGGTCTCCGTGGTGGACAAAGTCTGCGCACTGATGCCCAATGTCAAAATAAACTTTGCCCCGGACCCCGCCCCGATATTGGGCGGCTGCTGGGTGGCCACGGCGGACGGACACAGGCAGGTCAATATGGACTGGCAGAACATAACCCAGGAAATGGCGGACTCTCTTGCCGAACGCCTCCTGCCGCTGCTTTAG
- a CDS encoding V-type ATP synthase subunit A → MERKNNSQAPHKGLVESVNGPVIKASGMRDFGMREVVKVGPKRLMGEIIKMDSENATIQVYEDTDGLQIYEAVEGTGEPLSIELGPGIIGSFFDGIGRPLDSLLEKEGMYITPGTSVNMIDKNRIWEVTPVAKVGELVSGGMVLATIQETPLLVHKVMCPPDFEGEITWITPAGKHEAGSDVAKVKDAFGREVAIPMIQKWPVRTPRPYRERLLPNEPFVTGQRVIDGLFPLAKGGTACIPGGFGTGKTVTQHQLAKWGDAQVVIYIGCGERGNEMTDVLEQFPVLEDPRSGRPLMERTILIANTSNMPVAAREASIYTGITIAEYFRDMGYDVAIMADSTSRWAEALRELSGRLEEIPAEEGFPAYLPSRLAEFYERAGRVVTIGGENGSVSVIGAVSPPGGDFTEPVTRHTKRFIRCFWGLDKNLANARHYPAISWTDSYSEYAAEVDGWFCTNVDPRWGELRDEVRNILAEDNKIQQVIKLVGEDVLPDDQRLIAFTAFLIKNGYLQQNSFGSDSYSPPLKGFNILEIILEFYHKAIELVRKDIPISLIKEDESVDAITHLRELAPDDKEGFDGVRKRIDEHLDRVAAERTRKLRGE, encoded by the coding sequence TTGGAACGCAAAAACAACAGCCAAGCTCCCCATAAGGGTCTGGTAGAGTCCGTAAACGGACCGGTCATAAAGGCAAGCGGGATGCGCGACTTTGGTATGCGTGAGGTCGTCAAAGTCGGCCCGAAGCGCCTTATGGGTGAAATAATCAAAATGGATTCTGAAAACGCCACCATCCAGGTCTACGAAGACACGGACGGCCTTCAGATATACGAAGCTGTCGAAGGCACAGGCGAGCCTCTTTCAATAGAACTCGGCCCTGGCATCATAGGCAGCTTCTTCGACGGCATCGGGCGCCCCCTGGACTCGCTGCTTGAAAAAGAGGGCATGTACATCACGCCCGGCACCTCGGTCAACATGATAGACAAAAACCGCATCTGGGAGGTAACTCCCGTAGCGAAAGTCGGCGAGCTCGTCTCCGGCGGCATGGTGCTTGCCACGATACAGGAGACGCCGCTTCTTGTGCATAAGGTGATGTGCCCTCCTGACTTCGAAGGCGAGATAACATGGATAACGCCCGCTGGAAAACACGAAGCCGGAAGCGACGTAGCGAAGGTCAAAGACGCCTTCGGCCGCGAAGTGGCCATCCCGATGATACAGAAATGGCCGGTGCGCACGCCGCGCCCCTACCGCGAAAGGCTGCTGCCCAACGAGCCGTTCGTCACGGGGCAGCGCGTCATAGACGGCCTCTTCCCGCTTGCTAAGGGCGGCACCGCCTGCATCCCCGGCGGTTTCGGCACAGGCAAGACGGTGACGCAGCATCAGCTGGCAAAATGGGGCGACGCTCAGGTCGTCATCTACATCGGCTGCGGCGAACGCGGCAACGAGATGACGGACGTCCTTGAACAGTTCCCCGTACTGGAAGACCCGCGTTCTGGCCGTCCGCTGATGGAGCGCACCATACTCATCGCAAACACCTCGAACATGCCGGTCGCCGCACGTGAAGCCTCCATCTACACAGGCATCACAATAGCGGAATACTTCCGCGACATGGGCTACGACGTCGCCATCATGGCCGACTCCACCTCACGCTGGGCCGAGGCGCTGCGCGAGCTTTCAGGACGCCTTGAAGAAATACCGGCCGAAGAGGGCTTCCCCGCCTACCTGCCAAGCCGCCTCGCTGAGTTCTACGAGCGCGCCGGCCGCGTCGTCACCATCGGCGGAGAAAACGGAAGCGTAAGCGTCATAGGAGCCGTCTCACCTCCGGGCGGCGACTTTACGGAGCCTGTCACGCGCCATACGAAGCGCTTCATCCGCTGCTTCTGGGGGCTTGACAAAAACCTGGCAAACGCGCGCCACTACCCCGCCATCTCGTGGACAGACTCCTACAGCGAGTACGCGGCGGAAGTAGACGGCTGGTTCTGCACCAACGTAGACCCGCGCTGGGGCGAGCTTCGCGACGAAGTGCGCAACATACTCGCGGAAGACAATAAAATACAGCAGGTCATAAAGCTAGTCGGCGAGGACGTCCTCCCCGACGACCAGCGGCTCATCGCCTTCACAGCCTTCCTCATCAAAAACGGCTACCTGCAGCAGAACTCATTCGGCTCCGACTCATACTCGCCGCCGCTTAAGGGCTTCAACATCCTTGAGATAATCCTTGAGTTCTACCACAAGGCGATCGAGTTGGTCCGCAAGGACATCCCGATCTCGCTCATAAAAGAGGACGAATCCGTGGACGCCATCACGCACCTTCGCGAGCTGGCCCCTGACGACAAAGAGGGCTTCGACGGCGTGCGCAAACGCATCGACGAACACCTCGACCGCGTCGCCGCGGAGCGCACAAGAAAGCTGAGAGGTGAGTAA
- a CDS encoding ATP synthase subunit C, with product MFGLMLSCGTVVTLMIAGYLLQRRGFSGGKKLYGVILGGSTLLVLTGAILALFSGASFAAEGAAVVAKEVSVGAGLGFIAAACATGIACLGAGLAVANVGAAALGLVGEKPEMLGTTLIYLGLAEGIAIYGVIISLLVIQKL from the coding sequence ATGTTCGGTTTAATGTTAAGCTGCGGCACTGTAGTAACTTTGATGATCGCTGGATACCTGCTCCAGCGCAGAGGTTTTTCCGGAGGAAAGAAACTTTACGGCGTAATACTTGGAGGCTCCACGCTCCTCGTGCTGACGGGAGCCATCCTTGCCCTCTTCTCGGGCGCGTCATTCGCCGCTGAAGGCGCGGCTGTCGTCGCTAAGGAAGTTTCCGTAGGAGCGGGCCTTGGCTTCATCGCCGCCGCCTGCGCCACCGGCATCGCCTGCCTCGGCGCCGGACTTGCCGTTGCGAACGTCGGAGCCGCGGCTCTCGGCCTCGTCGGTGAAAAGCCCGAAATGCTCGGAACGACGCTCATCTACCTCGGACTTGCCGAAGGCATCGCGATTTACGGCGTCATCATTTCACTGCTCGTAATTCAGAAACTGTAG
- a CDS encoding V-type ATP synthase subunit F has translation MKAYLVSDNHDSLVGMRLAGIEGTLVHTPDETYDAINKALGMRDVAILAVTEKAAEMAQEIIQQLRERGDLPLVVEIPDRFGTKRGPDFLTRYVQEAIGVKM, from the coding sequence ATGAAAGCCTATCTTGTGAGCGACAACCATGACTCTCTGGTAGGGATGCGCCTTGCCGGCATTGAGGGGACGCTCGTTCACACGCCGGACGAGACCTACGACGCAATCAACAAGGCGCTCGGAATGCGCGACGTCGCCATACTCGCAGTAACGGAGAAGGCGGCGGAGATGGCTCAGGAGATAATCCAGCAGCTTCGCGAACGCGGCGACCTGCCGCTCGTCGTGGAGATACCCGACAGATTCGGCACAAAGAGGGGCCCGGATTTTCTTACCAGATATGTACAGGAAGCCATTGGGGTGAAAATGTGA
- a CDS encoding V-type ATPase 116kDa subunit family protein, with translation MAVMKMVALTMIGPQSEMEPVARRMVLTGGFQPLPLDILVNDRSLRSKLTTETENPYDELLIKISSIWKVAGEVIPDPQPVTITRDFTLSNARMKVDQLSKRLRVWEQRRHVLVEEQELLSATKLFVQALSGTEFGPKELAEGRFAKTFFGYLSNENYTRLTESGEESPIAINELTTNGGNTWVLIMTVPGYEDSTKKLLEAVYFKDFSLKDVAAQLDGDDPLALVDRRIANHEKAIRGLSKAAKDMLREHRSDYELLFSQLYTMQRVYDVCKGRGEVSGMFVLSGWIPADTYEQISRTIAEEAPLTTLMVEDTQNITYSGIRIPTKLQNNPFFRSFQDIVAMYSLPSYGEIDPSPIVAISFILFFGFMFGDVGHGLLIFLGAIMLVKRGIMKRSLGQVMKMASLSSMFFGVMYGSIFGMEGIIPAVWLNPMYDVNKLLGVSIGLGVFMISLGLVLNMIKQYRAKDFGRLLFDGQGMAGLFLYWTLCALGMIYITGSPISELTADLMWGGIGTLIVVMILRDVLARYLLHQKGDGESPVLNMFEIMHNLMSFVSNTASFVRLAAFALNHVGLSLAVIMLSDMVHTLPGGIVMKGIILIIGNMVIVCLEGLIVFIQTLRLEYYEFFGKFYKGGGSAFKPVGWKKEGGKFSQPGANDL, from the coding sequence ATGGCAGTAATGAAAATGGTCGCTTTGACCATGATTGGACCGCAGTCCGAAATGGAACCCGTCGCGCGCCGGATGGTGCTGACGGGCGGCTTCCAGCCGCTGCCGCTTGACATTCTGGTCAACGACAGGTCTCTGCGCTCCAAATTGACCACAGAGACGGAAAATCCTTACGACGAGCTGCTCATCAAGATCTCGTCGATATGGAAGGTGGCGGGCGAGGTCATTCCCGACCCGCAGCCCGTCACCATCACGCGCGACTTTACTCTCTCCAACGCGCGCATGAAGGTGGACCAGCTCTCAAAGCGTCTGCGCGTCTGGGAACAGCGCAGGCACGTCCTCGTTGAGGAGCAGGAGCTGCTCTCGGCCACGAAGCTTTTCGTGCAGGCGCTCTCCGGCACGGAGTTCGGGCCTAAGGAGCTTGCAGAAGGAAGGTTCGCAAAGACCTTTTTCGGCTACCTCTCAAACGAAAACTACACAAGGCTCACGGAAAGCGGCGAGGAATCGCCCATCGCCATCAACGAGCTGACGACGAACGGCGGCAACACCTGGGTGCTGATAATGACTGTGCCCGGCTACGAGGATTCGACGAAAAAGCTGCTTGAGGCGGTCTATTTCAAAGACTTCTCGCTGAAGGACGTGGCCGCGCAGCTTGACGGCGACGACCCACTGGCGCTTGTCGACAGACGCATCGCAAACCATGAAAAGGCGATACGCGGACTCTCAAAGGCGGCGAAGGACATGCTGCGCGAGCACAGAAGCGACTATGAACTGCTCTTCTCGCAGTTATACACCATGCAGCGCGTCTACGACGTCTGCAAGGGCCGCGGCGAGGTGAGCGGCATGTTCGTGCTCTCCGGCTGGATACCGGCCGACACCTACGAGCAGATAAGCAGAACTATTGCCGAAGAGGCGCCCCTCACCACTCTGATGGTGGAGGACACGCAGAACATCACCTACTCCGGCATACGCATCCCGACAAAGCTGCAGAACAACCCGTTCTTCCGCTCTTTCCAGGACATCGTAGCGATGTACAGCCTGCCCTCGTACGGAGAGATAGACCCGTCGCCGATAGTCGCCATTTCGTTCATACTCTTCTTCGGATTTATGTTCGGCGACGTTGGCCACGGACTGCTCATCTTCCTTGGCGCGATAATGCTCGTAAAGCGCGGCATCATGAAGCGCTCGCTCGGCCAGGTCATGAAGATGGCGTCGCTTTCGTCGATGTTCTTCGGCGTAATGTACGGCAGCATCTTCGGCATGGAGGGCATAATACCCGCCGTGTGGCTCAACCCGATGTACGACGTCAACAAACTGCTGGGAGTCTCCATAGGCCTCGGCGTCTTTATGATAAGCCTCGGGCTGGTGCTGAACATGATAAAACAGTACCGTGCGAAGGACTTCGGACGGCTGCTCTTTGACGGGCAGGGCATGGCTGGGCTCTTCCTCTACTGGACGCTCTGCGCGCTCGGCATGATATACATCACAGGCTCGCCCATCTCCGAATTGACGGCCGACCTGATGTGGGGCGGCATCGGCACTCTCATAGTGGTTATGATACTGCGCGACGTGCTTGCGCGTTACCTGCTGCACCAGAAGGGCGACGGAGAATCGCCGGTGCTCAACATGTTTGAAATAATGCACAACCTCATGTCGTTCGTCTCGAACACCGCCTCATTCGTAAGGCTCGCGGCCTTCGCTTTGAACCACGTGGGGCTCTCGCTTGCGGTAATAATGCTCTCGGACATGGTGCATACGCTTCCGGGCGGCATAGTGATGAAGGGCATAATACTGATAATCGGCAACATGGTGATCGTCTGCCTTGAAGGGCTGATAGTCTTCATACAGACGCTCCGTCTTGAATACTACGAGTTCTTCGGAAAGTTCTACAAGGGAGGGGGAAGCGCCTTCAAGCCTGTCGGCTGGAAAAAAGAGGGCGGCAAATTCTCACAGCCAGGCGCAAACGATCTGTAG
- a CDS encoding V-type ATP synthase subunit B, protein MAQPEYIGVRDIEGPFILVENVKGVGYGELVDIRDSKGNRRHGQVKSLSEKATLVQVFTGTEELVPNTTKVRFLGKPLEVHLSKYMLGRTFNGLGEPRDGCGEIYGGRRVNINGLPLNPMARQYPRDFIHTGISAIDTLMTLIRGQKLPIFSGNGLPHNQLAVQIATQSKVMGSEDFAVVFAGIGVKHDDAAYFTQELSSRGHSNNIVTFLNLADDPVIERIATPRMALSTAEYLAYELGMHVLVIMTDMTSYCEALRELGVAAGEVPSRKGYPAYLYSDLAALYERAGVVRGREGSVTQIPILTMPNDDITHPIPDLTGFITEGQIVLSRELDAKNIYPPIDVLTSLSRLMKDGIGKGFTREDHPSVASQLFASYSRVQEVRSLAGVVGEDELSKTDKAFLSFGRLFEERFLRQGKEDDREIGYSLDMAWEILGTLPNSELTRVSLTDIKEHIKKKEQ, encoded by the coding sequence ATGGCACAGCCTGAATATATTGGCGTAAGAGATATTGAGGGGCCGTTCATCCTCGTTGAAAACGTAAAGGGCGTGGGCTACGGCGAACTTGTCGACATACGCGACAGCAAAGGCAACCGCCGTCACGGACAGGTCAAATCGCTCAGCGAAAAGGCGACTCTCGTGCAGGTCTTCACCGGCACAGAAGAGCTTGTCCCCAACACGACGAAAGTTCGCTTCCTGGGCAAGCCTCTTGAAGTCCACCTTTCAAAATACATGCTCGGACGCACCTTCAACGGCCTGGGCGAGCCGCGCGACGGCTGCGGCGAAATATACGGCGGACGCCGCGTCAACATCAACGGCCTGCCGCTGAACCCGATGGCGCGCCAGTACCCGCGCGACTTCATTCACACCGGGATATCCGCGATAGACACGCTGATGACGCTCATACGCGGGCAGAAGCTCCCCATCTTCTCCGGCAACGGCCTGCCTCACAACCAGCTCGCCGTGCAGATAGCCACTCAGTCGAAGGTAATGGGATCGGAAGATTTCGCCGTCGTCTTCGCAGGCATCGGCGTAAAACATGACGACGCCGCCTACTTCACGCAGGAGCTTTCGTCGCGCGGACATTCAAACAACATCGTCACCTTCCTGAACCTTGCGGACGACCCGGTAATCGAACGCATAGCGACGCCGCGAATGGCGCTCTCCACAGCCGAATATTTAGCCTACGAGCTTGGAATGCACGTCCTCGTCATAATGACCGACATGACCAGCTACTGCGAAGCGCTGCGCGAACTTGGCGTCGCGGCGGGCGAAGTACCCAGCCGCAAAGGCTACCCCGCCTACCTCTACAGCGACCTCGCCGCCCTCTACGAGCGCGCCGGAGTCGTGCGCGGACGCGAAGGAAGCGTCACGCAGATACCGATACTTACGATGCCAAACGACGACATCACGCACCCCATCCCCGACCTCACCGGCTTCATCACCGAGGGTCAGATAGTGCTGTCGCGCGAGCTCGACGCAAAGAACATCTACCCGCCGATAGACGTCCTCACAAGCCTCTCAAGGCTTATGAAGGACGGCATAGGCAAAGGCTTCACGCGCGAAGACCACCCGAGCGTCGCAAGCCAGCTCTTCGCCTCCTACAGCCGCGTTCAGGAAGTCCGTTCGCTTGCAGGCGTCGTCGGAGAAGACGAACTCTCAAAGACGGACAAGGCCTTCCTATCCTTCGGCCGCCTCTTTGAAGAGCGCTTCCTGCGCCAGGGCAAAGAGGATGACCGCGAGATCGGCTACTCGCTCGACATGGCATGGGAGATATTGGGCACGCTGCCTAACTCCGAGCTGACGCGCGTCAGCCTCACCGACATCAAGGAGCACATAAAGAAAAAGGAACAGTAA
- a CDS encoding homoserine dehydrogenase — protein sequence MINNIALAGCGNVGTALLELLHDKQDELREKYGFEFKVVLISDLMKGVVMNAEGLDLDAVLAALHERRSFSGFMQAAVPFDELLHESGATLLAECTPTDMKTGGAGLVHLRSALARGISVATTNKGPLAVAFDELTHTAEECGARLAYEGVVMSGTPLIDMVKNGIAGCSVLGFEGILNGTTNFILTKMGEGATYADALIEATSLGYAEADPSGDVEGWDAAVKVAILSKIIYGKEVQVKDITRIGITQITPRQIEEARKAGFAIKLIAGVRFDSFGMHPYVMPKEISLASPLASINGATNAITIQTDNLGDITISGPGAGRRETAQALLGDMIRMGSH from the coding sequence ATGATAAACAACATAGCGCTTGCCGGATGCGGCAACGTCGGAACGGCGCTTCTAGAGCTGCTGCACGACAAACAGGACGAACTCAGGGAAAAATACGGCTTTGAATTCAAAGTGGTGCTCATAAGCGACCTCATGAAGGGCGTCGTAATGAACGCGGAGGGGCTTGATCTTGACGCGGTGCTTGCCGCGCTTCACGAACGCCGCAGCTTCTCCGGCTTCATGCAGGCGGCGGTGCCCTTCGACGAGCTGCTGCACGAATCCGGAGCGACGCTGCTTGCCGAATGCACGCCAACGGACATGAAGACCGGCGGCGCGGGCCTTGTGCACCTCCGCTCTGCGCTTGCGCGCGGCATAAGCGTAGCCACCACAAACAAGGGGCCGCTTGCCGTAGCGTTCGACGAGCTGACGCACACAGCCGAAGAATGCGGCGCGCGCCTCGCCTACGAAGGCGTCGTCATGAGCGGCACACCGCTCATCGACATGGTCAAAAACGGCATAGCGGGCTGCTCCGTGCTCGGCTTTGAAGGCATACTGAACGGCACGACAAACTTCATACTGACCAAAATGGGCGAAGGCGCCACCTACGCCGACGCGCTCATCGAGGCCACCTCGCTCGGATACGCAGAGGCCGACCCCTCCGGCGACGTAGAAGGCTGGGACGCCGCCGTCAAAGTGGCGATACTCTCAAAGATAATATACGGCAAAGAGGTCCAGGTGAAGGACATAACGCGCATCGGCATCACCCAGATAACGCCGCGCCAGATAGAAGAGGCGCGCAAAGCGGGCTTCGCCATAAAGCTTATAGCCGGCGTGCGCTTTGACAGCTTCGGTATGCACCCCTACGTAATGCCGAAAGAAATATCGCTTGCCTCGCCGCTTGCCTCAATAAACGGCGCGACGAACGCGATAACCATCCAGACCGACAACCTGGGCGACATCACCATATCGGGCCCCGGCGCGGGACGCCGCGAAACGGCGCAGGCGCTTTTGGGCGACATGATAAGAATGGGAAGCCATTAA
- a CDS encoding sodium:alanine symporter family protein, translating to MDWFWKFNDFLNGIIWGPWMLALLVGTGVWLTLVLRFPQVRYFGLMFREVFGNITKKSEHAGSISSFAAMATALAATVGTGNIAGVATALHLGGPGALVWMMISAIFGMTTKFSEVTLAVKYREPDENGGYRGGTMYILEKGLGMKWLAMVFAFLTFLASFGIGNMVQSNSTAEGISMGFGVPHLVTGVVIAALVGLVIWGGLTRIATVTVYMVPFMAIFYILGAFAIIVAHYEAIPGAISSAFYGAFFDPMALPGALAGWSVKIAITRGISRGVFSNEAGLGSAPMVHCTARTDHPVRQGLYGLFEVFMDTIIICNLTAITILATGVLTGQPELTGAQLSLAAFSSVLGPAGVMILSVALSLFALSTILGWYWYAETALVYLSHGKGTFIKPFKFFWMLLIVLGAWGGGEALANLWNLSDTLNGMMAIPNLIGLLLLTKELRVLVKDFDQKRRDGTLKV from the coding sequence ATGGATTGGTTTTGGAAGTTTAACGATTTTCTAAACGGGATAATCTGGGGACCCTGGATGCTGGCTCTTCTTGTCGGAACGGGAGTGTGGCTGACGCTGGTGCTTCGTTTTCCGCAGGTGCGCTATTTCGGTCTGATGTTCCGTGAGGTCTTTGGCAACATCACGAAAAAATCAGAGCACGCAGGCAGCATCTCTTCGTTTGCTGCAATGGCGACCGCGCTTGCGGCCACGGTAGGCACCGGAAATATCGCGGGCGTTGCTACGGCGCTTCATCTTGGCGGCCCTGGCGCGCTCGTTTGGATGATGATCTCCGCAATCTTTGGAATGACGACGAAGTTCAGCGAAGTGACGCTAGCGGTGAAATACAGAGAGCCTGACGAGAACGGCGGCTACCGCGGCGGCACGATGTACATCCTTGAAAAAGGGCTGGGCATGAAATGGCTCGCGATGGTTTTTGCCTTCCTCACATTCCTCGCCTCCTTCGGCATCGGCAACATGGTGCAGTCGAACTCAACGGCGGAAGGCATCTCTATGGGCTTTGGCGTGCCGCACCTTGTTACCGGCGTCGTCATAGCGGCTCTTGTCGGACTGGTAATATGGGGCGGCCTTACGAGGATAGCCACAGTTACGGTCTACATGGTGCCCTTTATGGCGATTTTTTACATCCTCGGCGCCTTTGCGATAATAGTCGCGCATTATGAGGCTATTCCCGGCGCGATCAGCAGCGCTTTCTACGGCGCGTTTTTCGACCCGATGGCGCTCCCCGGCGCTCTTGCCGGATGGTCGGTCAAGATAGCGATCACGCGCGGTATTTCACGCGGTGTCTTCTCAAACGAGGCCGGCCTTGGCTCCGCTCCTATGGTGCACTGCACGGCGCGTACAGACCACCCCGTGCGTCAGGGGCTTTACGGGCTGTTTGAAGTTTTCATGGACACGATAATCATCTGCAACCTCACCGCTATCACTATTCTTGCAACAGGCGTGCTGACGGGACAGCCCGAACTTACCGGCGCGCAGCTTTCGCTTGCGGCCTTCAGCTCCGTGCTTGGCCCCGCAGGCGTCATGATACTCTCTGTGGCGCTTTCGCTCTTCGCGCTTTCTACGATCCTTGGCTGGTACTGGTACGCTGAGACGGCGCTCGTCTATCTTTCGCATGGCAAAGGCACCTTCATCAAGCCGTTTAAGTTCTTCTGGATGCTGCTTATCGTGCTCGGCGCGTGGGGCGGTGGAGAAGCGCTTGCGAACCTTTGGAACCTCTCTGATACGCTGAACGGCATGATGGCTATCCCGAACCTTATCGGGCTCTTGCTTCTGACGAAGGAGCTGCGCGTCCTCGTTAAGGATTTCGACCAGAAACGCCGCGACGGAACGCTTAAGGTCTAA